From Andrena cerasifolii isolate SP2316 chromosome 12, iyAndCera1_principal, whole genome shotgun sequence, a single genomic window includes:
- the LOC143375341 gene encoding uncharacterized protein LOC143375341, with product MAGRRFPRIEARVVEAIQKLRALQGSTPREICNYIAEEYDVPAGDVKRHVRLALARGVSHGILQDLKEGSYAHNQDFLDGSTSSAGAGDARVDIRCSKRRSRRSRRRRSGSRKRRRPWKSGRRSRRRRSRKSRRRSRRRSRRRSRRRRGGRRRRAVVPKEIDGPELKALTKQPDASNSLSSKESLRDEGISRLWIFSRETRMILQERASQQEKRKIL from the exons ATGGCAGGCAGGAGGTTCCCGAGAATCGAGGCTCGGGTTGTTGAGGCGATACAGAAGCTGCGGGCCCTCCAAGGGTCGACTCCTCGAGAGATTTGTAATTATATCGCTGAGGAATACGATGTCCCAGCGGGCGACGTTAAGCGACACGTTCGCCTGGCACTGGCGCGTGGCGTCTCACACGGGATTCTTCAGGATCTGAAGGA GGGAAGCTACGCGCACAACCAAGACTTCCTCGACGGATCCACGTCGAGCGCTGGCGCCGGCGACGCTCGCGTAGATATACGGTGTTCcaaaagaagaagcagaagaagtaGACGCAGACGATCGGGAAGCAGAAAACGTAGGAGACCGTGGAAATCTGGGCGGAGATCACGGAGAAGAAGATCAAGGAAATCCAGACGGAGATCACGAAGAAGATCGAGGAGACGATCCCGTAGAAGACGCGGTGGACGAAGGAGGAGAGCGGTGGTGCCCAAAGAAATCGACGGGCCGGAGCTCAAGGCGTTGACCAAACAGCCCGACGCAAGCAACAGCCTCTCGAGTAAAGAGAGTCTACGGGACGAGGGGATCAGCCGTCTGTGGATATTCTCAAGAGAAACGCGAATGATCCTACAAGAGAGGGCCAGCCAGCAAGAGAAACGGAAAATATTGTAA